Part of the Sphingorhabdus pulchriflava genome is shown below.
GACCAGACGGGAGTCCTGCATAAGACGGGTGCAATCTCCATGGCGCGCTGGGCCCCGGGGACCGCGAAGGGCGATTTTTCGATCCTGCTGTCGGATATGCCCAGCCTCGACGCCGATCCCAAATCCACCGATCCTGAGGCCCGCGCGGGCTATACGGCTTTCGGGCGCGTGACTGCGGGGATGGAGGTGGTGCGCCAGATTTTCGACGCGCCGATATCTACCACATTGGGCGAAGGTGCGATGAAGGGGCAGATGATTGCCAAACCGGTGAAGGTGCTGACAGCACGGCGGGTGGTCGCGCCTTAGGTTTTTACAGGCCCTTCCCTAACCCCGCCCGCAAGCTGCAGGGGGATTTGTGGTCTAATTCCTCGGAGGTTGGCGGCGATAAGACAGCGCCTCGGCGACATGGATGCGGCCCACGGTCTTGCATCCGGCCAGATCCGCTATCGTCCGCGCGATCCGCAATATCCGCGTATAGCCGCGTGCGGATAGGCGCATCGCTTCGCTGGCTTGGGCAAGCAAACGCTGGCCGGGTTCGTCGGGCGTGGCATGCGCCTCGAGCAATTCGCCCTCCAGATCGGCATTGGTGCGCTTTGCAGTCCCCACCAGCCTTTCTGTCTGCACCTGCCGTGCTGCAAAAACCCGCGCCGCGACCTGTTCGGAACCTTCGGTTGGGGGTGGCAACACCAGATCGGCGGCGCTGACTGCCTCCACTTCGACATGCAGGTCGATACGGTCGAGCAGCGGGCCTGACACCTTCGACTGATAATCCGCCGCGCAGCGTGGGGCGCGGCTACAGGCGAGCGCGGCATCGCCCAGATGCCCGCAGCGGCAGGGGTTCATCGCCGCGACCAATTGCACCCGCGCCGGAAAGGTCACATGGCTGTTGGCGCGGGCCACACTGACCTCGCCCGTTTCCAAGGGTTGACGTAAACTATCGAGCACAACCCTCTGGAATTCCGGTAATTCGTCGAGAAACAAAATGCCGAGATGGGCAAGGCTGACCTCCCCCGGTCGCACCCGCATTCCGCCGCCAACCAACGCAGGCATCGAGGCGCTGTGATGCGGTGCTCGAAAAGGCCGGTTGCGCGAAATCCGCCCGCCTTCGAGTGCGCCGGCCACCGAGGCGATCATCGACACTTCCAGCGCCTCGGCGGGAGTCAGCTCGGGCAATATCCCCGGCATGCAAGAGGCCAATAGTGATTTTCCCGCCCCCGGAGGTCCGACCATCAGCAAATTATGTCCGCCCGCCGCCGCAATCTCCAACGCACGCTTGGCGGTCTCCTGCCCCTTTACCTGTTTCAGGTCCGGCCCGCGCACCGGTGCCTCGGCAATACCGGGTTCGGGCGGGCGCAAGATCCCCTGCCCCTTCAGATGGTTGAGCAGCGACAGCAGGTCGGGCGCGGCAATGACCTCGACCTGCCCGGCCCATGCAGCCTCGGCGCCCTGCATCGCGGGGCAAATCAGCCCCATTTGTCGCCCCGAAGCGTGCAATGCGGCGAGCAAAACGCCGGGGGATGCCGCCACACGGCCATCGAGCCCCAATTCACCGACCACGACATATTGCGCCAGCGTCTCGGTATCGACGAGGCCCATGGCAGAGAGCAGCGCCAGCGCGATCGGCAGGTCGTAGTGCGACCCTTCCTTGGGCAGATCTGCGGGCGACAGGTTGATCGTGATCCGCTTGGGCGGCAGTGAAAGGCCCAAGGCCGCAATCGCGGCACGCACCCGTTCGCGGCTTTCGGCGACCGCCTTGTCGGGCAACCCGACGACGGCAAAGCCCACCATTCCGGGGGCGATCTGGCATTGCACCTCGACGGCGCGGGCCTCCAGCCCCAGATAGGCAACGGTAGAAACAATCGCGACCATGGCGCGGCAACTCCTTAGAAACAGGTCCAAAAGTTGCGCCATTTTGGCCACCGCGCGCCGCCAACGGTTAGCATGAAATCCGGCGAAGGCAAATCATGCCTAAATTCCTTTTAACCCTCGGCGCAGAGGAATTGGCAATGCGCGCGCGTGCAAAGGCGCAGCCATCATGGCAACACGTCCTCCCTTTCCCATCGGCATTGCAGGCCTGCTCGCGCTCATCCTGATCGCAGTGCCGAGCCACGCGGCACCGCTGGAAACGGCGAGCGAAGTCTATGAAATCGAGGAAGTCGTCGAGCTGGATGACGGTGGCACCACGGCCGAGCGTTTCGTTGCCCAGCCCTTTGGCGACATCGCTCCCAGCCGCACGCCGCTGGCGAGTTTCGGTCCATTCCATATGGTCGCGCCCGACCGAGCCGAACTGATCGGCAGCGTCGAAAGCGAAACGCCAGCGCAATTCGCCGCGTTGCTGCGCGCGTTCCCCACGCTCAAGCAAATCGACATGATCGATTGCCCCGGCACTGGCGACGATGAGGCCAATCTCGCGCTCGCCCGGATGGTGCGACGTCATGGCGTCATGACTTATGTACCGGATGGCGGGTCGGTCCGTTCAGGCGGCGTTGAGTTATTTCTAGCAGGTACCCAGCGTCGCGCGGCACCGACCGCTGAATTCGCAGTCCACAGCTGGCGCGACGAGGATGGCTTTGAAGCAGACGACTTCGCCGCCGACGATCCGGTGCATCAGGACTATATTGGATTCTATCGCGAAATGGGGTTGAGCGAGACCGAGGCCCGCCGTTTCTACGCGATGACCAACAGCGCCCCGCACGATGATGCGCTGTATCTCAACAGCCGAGATCTGGCGCGCTACGTCCGGCTCGATTGAGCTTCTGCCGCTTGATTAGCCGGAGATTTTCCTCTTAAGCCGCCTGGCATGGAGGCTGCGCCAATCACTTTCCGAAACGAACGGCGACCGGGCGATGATCAGCTGATCGTCGACCTGCATCGCCTTGGCTATGCCCCCGAAGGCGATCGGTTCGGCCCGCCATTCTGGGACTTTGTCGCCGAAACTGTTGCCGAGGCGCAGCTAGACCAACCTAGCCGCAGCCGCGTCTGGTTCGCCGAAATGGATGGCAAGGCTGTGGGCTGCTCGGCGCTGGTCGATCGCGGAGAGGTTGGCCAGTTGCGCTGGGTGGTGCTGCTTCCTGAAGCACGCGGGTCCGGTGCCGGACGCAAGCTGGTTGACCTCGCGCTCCATCATGCGCGTTCATGCGGTCACCGCGAAGTCTTTTTAGAGACTACCGATGGCCTCGCTTCATCGATGGCGATTTATGAGAAAGTCGGTTTCGAGACGACCGACGCCCATGTCGAGCGCCTGTGGCACGGCGATGGCGTGCACGTCACCATGACGCTTAAGCTCTAATCCATTCAAAAGCAGTCCTTTCACTGCACTGCCTCAGGGCGATTTGACGACATACCGACTAGTTGGTATGTTTTGCAGATGTCGAGTCGCAATGCCACGGCCCCGCGCCCTTCTGCCCGGTCGAAACTGATCGACGCGGCGCATATGCTGGTGCGCAAACAGGGTTATGCCGCAACTTCGGTGGACGAGATTTGCGCAGCGGCGGGCGTATCGAAAGGCGCGTTTTTCCACCATTTTGCGTCCAAAGAGGAACTGGGCGTGGCCGCCGCCGAGCAATGGACCGCGCGCGCCGATGAACTGATCTTCACCCTGCCCCCCTGGGTACGGATCGAAGACCCGCTCGAGCGCCTGCTTGCCCATATCGACTTCCGCATGTTCATGCTCGAAGGCCCGCCCGAAGGCTTCACCTGCTTTGTCGGCACGATGGTGCAAGAAAGCTTTGCCAGCAGCGACACCCTGCGCTGCGCCAGCGATGCGAGCATCAGCGCCTATTGCGAACGGCTGGCCGTGGATATCGAAGCGGCCATCGCACGCTACGGCATCCGCGACGGCATTTCGGCTATAAGCCTGTCCTATCATATCCAAGCGGTGCTGCAGGGCGCCTTCATCATCGCCAAGGCCAAGAACAGCCCCAAAGAAGCGCGCGACAGCGTGCTCCACCTCCAACGCTACATAAAAATGCTGTTCGAAAGAGGAGAAACCGGATGAGCAAGATGATTTTCGTCAACCTGCCGGTGGCAGACCTGCCCAAGGCGATGGCCTTTTACACTGCCCTCGGTTTCACCAACAACCCGCATTTCACCGACGAGACCGCCGCCTGCATGGTGTGGAGCGAGTCGATCATGGTGATGCTGCTGACCCACGCCAAATGGCAAAGTTTCACCGATCGCCCGATCCCGCCTTCGACATCTAGCGAAGTGATGATCGCGATCACGCTCGACAGCAGGGATGCGGTGAACGCTTTGGTGGATGCCGGTGCTGCCGCCGGTGGAACCGCAGACCTCAATCCGCCGCAGGACCATGGCTTCATGTATCAGCGCACGCTCGCCGACCCAGACGGCCATATCTGGGAACCCTTCTGGATGGACCCGACAGCGGTGCCGCCGAGCGAATAAGCACCCCGAAAAGGGGGCAGATGGAGGAGAGAAAAATGAGTTACATCGACGGTTTCGTGATCGCCTGCCCCAAGGCGAACAAGGAGAAGTTCATTGCGCACGCCAAATTGGGTGACAGCGTTTTCATGGATCTGGGCGCATTGCGCGTGGTCGAATGCTGGGGCGACGATGTTCAGAAAGGCCACACCACCGATTTCCGCATGGCCGTGAAGGCCGAGGCGGACGAGGAAGTGCTGTTCAGCTGGATCGAATGGCCCGACAAGGCAACCCGCGACGCCGCCTTCGCCAAGATGACCGAGTGGATGGAAGACCCATCCAAGGCCGATCCGCGCATGGACCCCGAAAAGAACCCGATGCCGTTCGACGGCAAGCGGATGATTTTCGGCGGCTTCGCGCCCGTTCTCGACCTCAAAGCCTGAAAGGATACGTCATGGCTAGATTGCACGGCAGCTGGATCTGGTACGAATTGATGACCACCGATTTCAGCGGATCGAAGGCCTTTTACGAAGCAGTCGTTCCGGGATGGACGATGAGCGCTGGCCCGCCAGAGGCCGACGGCTATGGATTCATCGCCAATGCCGATGGTGGCATGACCGGCGGCGTCCTGACATTATCACCCGAAATGGTTCAGCATGGCGCTCGCCCCAGTTGGCTGGGCTATATCGGCGTGGATGATACCGATGCCAGCGTCGCGGCAATCGAAGCGGCGGGCGGCAAATGCCTGATGCCTGCGCGCGATGTGCCAATGGCCGGGCGAATTGCCATGGTGGCGGACTGCTGCGGCAGCCCCTTTTATGTGATGACGCCTACTCCCCCACCCGGTGGCGGCGAGAGCACCGCCTTTTCGACCAACCTGCAAGGTCGTTGTTCGTGGAACGAGTTGTATGCTGGCAATCAGGCCCATGCGCTGGCCTTCTACACCAAGCTGTTCGGGTGGACGCTGCCCGAGCCGATGGACATGGGACCGATGGGGACATATCAGTTTATCGACCATGACGGCGGCGGTGTCGGCGCGATCATGCAGGCACCTGAGGGAACCCCCACCGGCTGGGCGCATTACTTCCGTGTTCCCTCGATTACCACCGCCCACGCTGCAATCACCGCCAGCGGCGGACAGGTTATCAACGGCCCGATGGAAGTTCCCGGCAATGACTGGATCGTGCAGGGCATCGACCCGCAGGGAGCGATGTTCGCGCTCGTAGGAGGAAAATGATGACCGCTAAAAACACCATTTGTCTCTGGTATGACAAGGATGCCGAAGAGGCCGCCAATTTCTATGCCGCGACTTTTCCGAACAGCAGGGTCAAAGCCGTCGACCGTGCGCCGAGCGATTTCCCCGGGGGTAAGGCGGGCGATGTATTGACCGTCCAGTTCACTGTCTGTGGCATCCCATGCATCGGCCTTAACGGCGGACCGATTTTCCCGCAGAGCGAAGCCTTCTCCTTCCAGATCGCCACCGACAGTCAGGAAGAAACAGACCGCTACTGGAACGCTATTGTCGGCAATGGCGGTCAGGAAAGCGCCTGCGGTTGGTGCAGGGACAAATGGCGCCTCAACTGGCAGATCACCCCGCGCGTGCTGACCGAGGCGATGGCAGCAGGTGGCGACGTGGCGAAATGCGCGTTTGAGGCGATGATGACGATGCACAAGATCGACCATGCGGCAATTGAAGCAGCGGTGCGCGGCGCATGATCCTCTACGGCCACCCCTTTTCCAGCTACACCTGGAAAGCGCTTATCCCGCTGTACGAAAAGGGACTAGATTTCGAGTTTCGGATCCTTGACGACGAGCATCCCGAACATTGGGATCAGTTGCGGTCGCACTGGGTGCGCGGGCAGATGCCGGTGCTCGTCGATCAGGGACAAGGTGTCTATGAAAGCTCAATCGTCATAGAACATCTCGATATCGCCTATCCCGATACGCCCCGTATGATCCCGGACGACCGCGCAGCGGCGCTGCGGGTGCGGCTGCTCGACCGCGTGTTCGACTGCCATCTGGAGGCCAGCTTTCAGGCGGCGGTTTCGGAATATATCCCATGGATCACTGAGACGCCTGACGTTGCGCGCGTAGAACGGGCGCGGGCAACGCTTTCCACCATCTATCCTTGGCTGGAAGCGCAAATTCCCGAGGATGGATGGGCTTGTGGAGACGAATTTTCGATGGCGGATTGCTCGGGTGCACCTGCCCTTTTCTATGCCGACTGGACGCAACCCATTCCTGACGAGTGCAGGAAGCTCAAAGCCTATCGCGCGCGATTGCTTGCCCGCCCATCGGTCGCACGCTGTGTAGAGGGCGCCCGCCCCTATCGCGGCTATTTCCCGCTCGGCGCGCCTGACAGAGATTGAAGGAAATGAACATGACCGCAAGCGCAGACAATGGCTGGGAACTCTCGATCACCCGCTTCATCGCCGCCCGGCCCGAAAAGGTTTGGGACATTATGACCAACCGCATCAATGATTGGTGGTGCCCCAAACCCTGGCGCGCGGAGTTTGACAAGCTCGAACGGCGAGCGGGTGGTGCGTCGATGTGCACAATGTATGGCCCCGATGGCGAAGTGCACCCGCATCCCGGCACTGTGCTGGCATGGGATGAAGGGCAGCGCTTTGCCTTTACCGACGCCATAATCGGCGATCTGATGCCCGCAGGCCCTTTCATGATTGGCATCTGGAGCATTGAACCCGAAGGCGATGGCACCCGCTACACCGCGCTGTGCCGACACTGGACCGAGGACGATTGCAAACGCCACGTCAAAATGGGCTTTGAAGAAGGCTGGGGTGCCTGCGCCGACCAACTCGTGGCGTTGTGTGAGGGATAACCGCTTTCGCCCACTGGCAGGCGGGAGGGGAACATTTACTTGCAGGCCGGAGAGCCAATACCCACATCGCCGCCATGCCAGCCGCCAAACGCCGCAACATTTCCAATAACCGGTCATTCCAATGGGTGATGATCGTGCTCGGCTGGTTCCTGATGATCCTCGCTCCTCTGATCGGTTGGCTACCTGGACCTGGCGGATTAATTCTTTTTCCAATTGGCCTAGCGCTTGTCCTCAAAAATTCGCGCTGGGCGAAAAAGCAATTTGCACATCAAGCCAAGCGGCACCCCGAATATGGCGAATGGGCCAATTGGGCGATGCGGCGCAAGCGGTTCAAGACGCGCCCGCCCTTCCCGCCCGTCAAGCGCGACTTGATGCAGCTGTTTCAACGCGACGACGTTGGGCAAAAACTGCCCTGAGTCATGTTGACTTTTGCCCGCCCAAACCATAAAGGCCCGCTCAACAAAGGCGGTCGCCGTAGAGATTCGGCGGCTGTTTTTATTCCAATTGCTGATTTTATTGAGGATTTGAGCCATGAAGCGCACCTTTCAACCGAGCAATCTTGTGCGCGCTCGCCGTCACGGTTTCCGTCTCCGCATGTCGACTGCTGCTGGTCGCGCGATTCTGAACGGCCGCCGCGCTCGCGGTCGCAAGAAGCTCTCGGCCTAAGCGCCGAAGCTTTCGGTAGCCGCTGCGTGCGCGGCTATGAAGTCATCAGAAAAAGGCCGGAGTTTCTGGCTGCCAACCGGGGGAAGCGCTATGCAACTCCCGGTTTCGTTTTGCTGGTGCACGATCGGCGTGACGACAACCCGGCGAAACGGCTGGGTATCACCATCACTAAAAAGGTCGGCAATGCGGTTGTGCGTAACCGCATGCGGCGCCGTTTCCGCGAACTGGCGGCTGAGCTGCTACCTGAATTGGGCAAGGCGGGTGCTGACCATATCCTCATCGGCCGCGACGGCGGAATCGAGCGCGATTTCGGAATGCTGCGTGAAGAAATGACCAAGGCGTTACGGAAGCTTTCTGCATGATCGCCAAGCTCTTCATCCTCATCGCCCGTGGCTGGCAATACGGCCCTTCGCGCATCCTGCCCCCGACCTGCCGCTATGCCCCAAGCTGTTCGTCCTATGCGATAGAAGCTTTGCAGAAATATGGCGCGATTAAGGGTGGCTGGCTGGCGCTGAAACGGCTATTGCGCTGCCATCCTTGGGGCGGGCACGGATATGATCCTGTGCCATGACAGATCCAGATATTGAATTAACAGGGAATATTTGAGTGGAAGACCGGCGTAATATCATTCTGGCTGTGCTGCTGACGGGCCTTATCCTTTTCGGTTGGCCCTATGTCGCGAACATGTTTTTCCCGACTCCGCCGCCTGCAGCTTCATCATCAGCGACCACGGCAAGCCCGGCGAAGCCGACAGGTGCCAGTTCAGATGGAGCCGATTTCACGACCGCCGCTGCCCCTGCCAAGCAGATCGCACTGCCCACAGCCCTTTCGGCCGCACCTCGCGTAGCCGTTGAAACGCCCAAGCTGAAGGGTTCGATCAATCTCGAAGGAGCGCGCATCGACGATCTCGTCCTGCTTGCCCATCGTGAAGAACTCTCCAAAAAGTCGCCGCCGGTTCGACTGTTTGCGCCCTCCGGTACATCCAACTCCTATTTCGCCCGCTTTGGTTGGACTGGCAATGGTGCAACTTTCCCGACTGACAAGACGCTTTGGACCGCTAGCGCAAACAAGCTGACGCCTTCGACGCCGGTCAGCCTGACCTGGACCAACCCCGAAGGCCAGAGTTTCGAAATCAAGCTGTCGATTGACGAACATTATATGCTGACCGCTGAACAACGGTTCAGCAACGCTGCCGGACTGCCGACCGCGAATGTCGCGCCCTTTGGCATCATCAGCCGCAAAGGCAAACCCAAAGACGCCACTAAGGGTGGATCGATTTTCACCCAGATTCACATCGGCCCTATAGGTGTCTTCGACGGCAAACCAAATTATGACTGGGGCTATGACCAGGTCGCCGAGGCGCCCGACGGCAAGGTGAGCTTTGCCACCACCGGCGGTTGGAACGGCATGACCGATAAATACTGGCTTGCGGCTTTGATCCCCGACCAGAAAATCCCGGTCAAGGCTGAATTCAAGTCGCAGGACGGCTATAATTGGGCGAATGTGCGCAATGCGCAGCTGACTGCGGTCGACGCAGGCAAGTCGGTTGCCCAAACTTCCCGCCTGTTTGCCGGTGCCAAGGAATTTGAGGAACTGCGCGCCTATACCGACAAGATTGGTATCCCCTATCTCGATTATTCGATCGATTGGGGCTGGTTCTGGTTCATCGCCATTCCGTTCCTGACCATTTTGCTCTGGCTATTCGACCTGTTCGGCAATTTCGGCGTCGCCATCATCGCGCTGACGATCATCGTTCGCTTGTTCATGTATCCCGTCGCACAAAAGCAGTTTGCTTCAATGGCAGGCATGCGTGCCGTGCAACCCAAGATGAAAGCGCTTCAGGAGCGTTACAAGGACGACAAGCCTAAGCTGCAGCAAGAGATGATGAAGCTGTACCAGGAAGAGAAAATCAACCCATTGGCGGGTTGCCTTCCCATCCTGCTGCAAATTCCTATCTTCTTCGCTTTGTACAAAATCCTGATGCTGACGGTCGAAATGCGGCACCAGCCTTTTGCGCTGTGGTTGAAGGACCTTTCGGCTCCCGATCCGCTTACTCCGATCAACCTGTTCGGCCTTCTGCCATTCACGCCCCCGGCATTTCTGGCCATTGGTATCCTGCCCATCCTGCTCGGCATCACAATGTGGCTGATGCAGCGGCTGAATCCGCAGCCAATGGACGAAGTGCAGAAGCAGGTCTTTGCGATCATGCCCTGGTTCCTGATGTTCATCATGGCACCGTTCGCGGCTGGCCTGCAGCTCTACTGGGTAGTGTCGAACCTGATTTCGATCGGTCAGCAGAAATGGCTCTATTCCAAGCATCCAATCCTGAAAGAGCAGATGGCGAAGGAAGAAGCCGAAAAGAAGAAGGCGAAGGCTTAATATACAACAACTCTCCCCTTCCGGGGGAGAGGATAGCAAGGCTTGCTGCTCCTGCAGCTAGCCGCACTTGGAGAGGGGGCCCTCACCGACTGCGACTAGGCCTTGCGATGCAAGGCCTAGTCTCGTTGCCTCTCCCCTGAAGAGGAGAGGATGAAAGAGGCAAAGTTTATGGACGCAAAAATTTTCTCAGGCCCGGTCAACTTTCTGAAGTCGGCCCCTGGTCTCGAATTCCTGCCCGATGCAGATGTTCCCGAAATCGCCTTTGCTGGCCGTTCGAACGTCGGCAAATCGAGCCTCATTAATGCACTGGTCAACCGGAATGGTTTGGCGCGCGCATCAAACACGCCGGGGCGCACGCAAGAGCTGAACTTCTTTGATGTCGGCGAACCGCCCATCTTCCGCATCTGCGACATGCCCGGCTATGGCTATGCCAAGGCTCCGCTGAAAACAGTGCAGAAATGGCGCTATCTGGTGAATGATTATCTGCGCGGGCGTCAGGTGCTGAAACGCGCCTTCCTCCTCATCGACAGCCGTCACGGGATCAAAGAAGTCGACCGCGAAATCATGAAGATGCTCGATGGTGCTGCCGTCAGCTATCGTATCGTGTTGACCAAGACGGACAAGATCAAGGCCAGCGAACTCGCAGCAGTTGAGGCCGCGACTCTGGACGAATTGCGCAAGCACAGCGCCGCCTTCCCGGTGATTTCGGCTACCTCTGCGGAAAAGAAGGGCGGGATTGATGCCCTGCGCGAGGCGGTGCTAGAAGCCATTGCGAGTTAGAAAACCGGAGCCCTGAGCTTGTCGAAGGGCGGCTTAAGGCCTAGAGACGTCCTTCGACAGGCTCAGGACTTACGGTGATATTTCAATGACCCTCAAACTCATCATCGGTAACAAAGCCTATTCGAGCTGGTCGCTGCGGGGCTGGTTGGCGTGCAAACAGTCCGGCTTGCATTTTGACGAGATGACCGTGCCCCTCTATGATGCGACATGGGACGAGCGGAAGCGTGAGGAAGACCTCGCCCCATCGTCTGGCAAGGTTCCGATATTGTGGGACGGCGATGCGGTCATCTGGGACAGCCTCGCTATCCTCGAATATCTCGCCGACAAGGTCGGGCGCGAGCGGTTCTGGCCCAAGGATGAGGTTGCGCGCGGCATGGCGCGGGCGATGGCCGCCGAGATGCACTCCGGCTTCCTGCCCTTGCGTCGCGAATGTCCGATGAACCTGCGCAAGACCTATGAAGGCATGACGATCAGCGAGGAAACGCGCAATGATGCGCTGCGTATCCTAGGCCTCTGGGCGGAAGCGCGCGCGCGTTTCGGCAAGGAAGGGCCATATTTGTTCGGCACCTACAGTGCCGCAGACATTATGTACGCGCCGATCGTTTCGCGCTTTGTGACCTATGGCTTCACTCTTCCAGGCTTTGCGCAAAGCTATATCGAAGCTGTACTTGCCCATCCATGGATGCAGGAGTGGTACCAGTCGGCCCAGAATGAAGAATGGGTGATCGAAAAGTTCGAGAACGAGCCGGGGAAGTGACCCGTCTCCCCGGCGTAGGCCGGGGCCGCAGGAAATTTCTACTGCGCTGCCTGCGAAAACCGACCGCAGCCCAGGCCTACGCCGGGGAGACGCGCTATTTCAGCCTCTTCGTCGGGTACAGCGTGCCATCCTTGTGGTAATAATGTTCCTCGCTGAACATCATGTCGATATCCGAATAGCCGCCACCAGTCGAGCGATCACCCACGCCGATTGCGATGAAACTGCAGTCTGCATCGCTTCGATTGATCATATGATGGCCATTGCGCACGCCCGCTGGCCAGGCTGCCACGTCGCCGGTACGCATGACAGTCTCCCCATCATCCTCGATCAGTAACGCCTCGCCCGAGAGCATGATGACCATCTCGTCCTCGCTTTCGTGCCAGTGGCGATGCGACGACCAGCCACCGGGTTTTAGGACTACATGGCTTGCGCCCATCAGCGTCAAGCCAGCGGCAGGCGCCAGCCTGCGCCACCAACGCCCCTCAACCTCCTTGTCGAATGGCTCCGGATAGCCGGTGGCATTCGATTTCGGGATGGCTTCAATGTCTAATTTGGGCATAATGTTCCCGTTCAGAATTTATGGACAAAACATAGCGCGATTGCCATGCGGTGCAAATGACAGACAGCCTTGCCCTGGACTATGCCCAACGCCTGATGGCCTGCGAAAGCATTTCGCCGGCACGCGGCAGCGTGTTCGATACGATGGAAGCGATGCTGGTGCCCTTGGGCTTTTCCGTGGAGCGCTTCATTGCCGGCGCGGATGATGCCGATCCGGCGCATGGCGGGCCCGTGGAAAACCTGTTCGCAATCCGTGGAAAAGGCAGACGCCATTTCGCCTTTGCCGGGCATTTGGACGTAGTCCCTCCTGGCGAAGGCTGGTCCAGCGGACCTTTTGAACCTGTCATCAAAGGCGATCTGCTTTACGGGCGCGGCGCGGTCGACATGAAGGGCAGCATCGCTGCGTTTGTAGCGGCCTTGCACGAAATTCCAGAAGAGGCCGGTACGATCAGTCTGATCATAACTGGCGACGAGGAAGGCCCTGCAATCCACGGCACCCGTGCGCTCATCGACCATATGCAGGCGCGCGGTACCGTGCCCGACCTGTGCCTTGTCGGCGAACCCACCAGCGTCGATCGACTGGGCGACATGATGAAGGTGGGGCGGCGTGGATCGGTGAACATGTGGATCACCGTTGAAGGCACACAGGGCCATGTCGCTTACCCGCATCTGGCCGATAATCCGATTCCGCGGCTGGTGGCGATCCTTGCGCAGATCAAGGCAGTGGCGCTCGATGAAGGCACCGAATTTTTCCAGCCGAGCAATATCGAGATTACCGAACTGCACACCGGCAATCCGGCTACCAATGTCATCCCCGCCAGGGCGCTGGCGCGGCTGTCGATCCGCTTCAACGATCTCCACAGCGGCGAAAGCCTGGTCGAATTGATCCGCGGAATTGTTGAGCCAGGCGGCGGTACGTTGAAAGCGATGATTTCGGGCGAGGCATTCCTGACGCCGCCGGGCGAACTGTCGGCAACGATGGCGGCCGAAGTAGAAGAAGTGACCGGAATTGTCCCAGAAGCCTCAACCACCGGCGGCACATCGGATGCCAGGTTCCTATCGAAACTTTGCCCAGTCGTCGAATTCGGCCTCTGTAATGCAACCATGCACAAGCTGGACGAGGCGGTCGCCATTGCCGATCTTGATGCGCTGACAGAGATTTATCGGCGGGTAACGCTGCGTTTGCTCAACGCCTAGCGTTTCAGCACAATATACAGGGCCCCATCTCCACCGTGGCGCGGGTGGGCCTGCCGGACAGCGGCTATGTGAGACG
Proteins encoded:
- a CDS encoding YifB family Mg chelatase-like AAA ATPase; translated protein: MVAIVSTVAYLGLEARAVEVQCQIAPGMVGFAVVGLPDKAVAESRERVRAAIAALGLSLPPKRITINLSPADLPKEGSHYDLPIALALLSAMGLVDTETLAQYVVVGELGLDGRVAASPGVLLAALHASGRQMGLICPAMQGAEAAWAGQVEVIAAPDLLSLLNHLKGQGILRPPEPGIAEAPVRGPDLKQVKGQETAKRALEIAAAGGHNLLMVGPPGAGKSLLASCMPGILPELTPAEALEVSMIASVAGALEGGRISRNRPFRAPHHSASMPALVGGGMRVRPGEVSLAHLGILFLDELPEFQRVVLDSLRQPLETGEVSVARANSHVTFPARVQLVAAMNPCRCGHLGDAALACSRAPRCAADYQSKVSGPLLDRIDLHVEVEAVSAADLVLPPPTEGSEQVAARVFAARQVQTERLVGTAKRTNADLEGELLEAHATPDEPGQRLLAQASEAMRLSARGYTRILRIARTIADLAGCKTVGRIHVAEALSYRRQPPRN
- a CDS encoding GNAT family N-acetyltransferase gives rise to the protein MEAAPITFRNERRPGDDQLIVDLHRLGYAPEGDRFGPPFWDFVAETVAEAQLDQPSRSRVWFAEMDGKAVGCSALVDRGEVGQLRWVVLLPEARGSGAGRKLVDLALHHARSCGHREVFLETTDGLASSMAIYEKVGFETTDAHVERLWHGDGVHVTMTLKL
- a CDS encoding TetR/AcrR family transcriptional regulator, producing the protein MSSRNATAPRPSARSKLIDAAHMLVRKQGYAATSVDEICAAAGVSKGAFFHHFASKEELGVAAAEQWTARADELIFTLPPWVRIEDPLERLLAHIDFRMFMLEGPPEGFTCFVGTMVQESFASSDTLRCASDASISAYCERLAVDIEAAIARYGIRDGISAISLSYHIQAVLQGAFIIAKAKNSPKEARDSVLHLQRYIKMLFERGETG
- a CDS encoding VOC family protein, giving the protein MSKMIFVNLPVADLPKAMAFYTALGFTNNPHFTDETAACMVWSESIMVMLLTHAKWQSFTDRPIPPSTSSEVMIAITLDSRDAVNALVDAGAAAGGTADLNPPQDHGFMYQRTLADPDGHIWEPFWMDPTAVPPSE
- a CDS encoding DUF1428 domain-containing protein; its protein translation is MSYIDGFVIACPKANKEKFIAHAKLGDSVFMDLGALRVVECWGDDVQKGHTTDFRMAVKAEADEEVLFSWIEWPDKATRDAAFAKMTEWMEDPSKADPRMDPEKNPMPFDGKRMIFGGFAPVLDLKA
- a CDS encoding VOC family protein, whose amino-acid sequence is MARLHGSWIWYELMTTDFSGSKAFYEAVVPGWTMSAGPPEADGYGFIANADGGMTGGVLTLSPEMVQHGARPSWLGYIGVDDTDASVAAIEAAGGKCLMPARDVPMAGRIAMVADCCGSPFYVMTPTPPPGGGESTAFSTNLQGRCSWNELYAGNQAHALAFYTKLFGWTLPEPMDMGPMGTYQFIDHDGGGVGAIMQAPEGTPTGWAHYFRVPSITTAHAAITASGGQVINGPMEVPGNDWIVQGIDPQGAMFALVGGK
- a CDS encoding VOC family protein, translated to MTAKNTICLWYDKDAEEAANFYAATFPNSRVKAVDRAPSDFPGGKAGDVLTVQFTVCGIPCIGLNGGPIFPQSEAFSFQIATDSQEETDRYWNAIVGNGGQESACGWCRDKWRLNWQITPRVLTEAMAAGGDVAKCAFEAMMTMHKIDHAAIEAAVRGA
- a CDS encoding glutathione S-transferase family protein; the protein is MILYGHPFSSYTWKALIPLYEKGLDFEFRILDDEHPEHWDQLRSHWVRGQMPVLVDQGQGVYESSIVIEHLDIAYPDTPRMIPDDRAAALRVRLLDRVFDCHLEASFQAAVSEYIPWITETPDVARVERARATLSTIYPWLEAQIPEDGWACGDEFSMADCSGAPALFYADWTQPIPDECRKLKAYRARLLARPSVARCVEGARPYRGYFPLGAPDRD
- a CDS encoding SRPBCC domain-containing protein, yielding MTASADNGWELSITRFIAARPEKVWDIMTNRINDWWCPKPWRAEFDKLERRAGGASMCTMYGPDGEVHPHPGTVLAWDEGQRFAFTDAIIGDLMPAGPFMIGIWSIEPEGDGTRYTALCRHWTEDDCKRHVKMGFEEGWGACADQLVALCEG